One region of Myxococcales bacterium genomic DNA includes:
- the mreC gene encoding rod shape-determining protein MreC: MLRFIAQHRVLLLALLLVLIGLHLLSTGLRRQADVGFFGKAVLVVYTPIYKVLSWPFAKVADFIRGYIYLVDLRDTNENLRKQTAILKTQLAELQELRAENDRMKKLLGLQTSDPKPVANAWVIRRGEEYDFQVLIIDAGSHDGVQKGMAVVAPDGLVGYVAAVAFNASKVVMLTDVGARVDAILQRTRHRAMVFGSGKDFCTLEYLDPDADVAEGDRLVTSGMDGVFPKGIPVAQVGAVSRADFGVVQSVIVKPTANMATIEEVAVLPKPPIDAGLMP, from the coding sequence ATGCTGCGTTTTATCGCGCAACACCGCGTGCTGTTGTTGGCGCTGCTGCTCGTACTGATCGGGTTGCATCTGCTGAGCACCGGATTGCGCCGGCAGGCCGATGTCGGTTTTTTCGGCAAGGCCGTTCTGGTGGTCTACACGCCGATCTACAAGGTCCTTTCCTGGCCCTTCGCCAAGGTCGCCGACTTCATCCGCGGCTACATCTACCTGGTCGACCTGCGCGACACCAACGAAAACCTGCGCAAGCAGACCGCCATCCTGAAGACGCAACTGGCCGAGTTGCAGGAGTTGCGCGCCGAGAATGACCGGATGAAAAAGCTGCTCGGCCTGCAAACCTCCGATCCCAAGCCCGTCGCCAACGCTTGGGTCATCCGACGCGGCGAGGAATACGATTTCCAGGTGCTGATCATCGACGCGGGCTCGCACGACGGCGTCCAGAAGGGCATGGCCGTGGTGGCGCCCGACGGGCTGGTCGGCTACGTCGCGGCGGTGGCCTTCAACGCCTCCAAGGTCGTGATGCTGACCGACGTCGGGGCGCGCGTCGACGCGATCCTGCAGCGCACCCGGCACCGCGCCATGGTGTTCGGCAGCGGCAAGGATTTCTGCACGCTCGAGTACCTCGACCCCGACGCCGACGTGGCCGAGGGCGACCGCCTGGTGACCTCGGGAATGGACGGCGTGTTTCCCAAGGGGATTCCCGTCGCGCAGGTGGGCGCGGTGAGCCGCGCCGACTTCGGCGTCGTGCAATCGGTGATCGTCAAGCCGACGGCGAACATGGCGACGATCGAGGAAGTGGCGGTGCTGCCCAAACCGCCGATCGACGCGGGACTGATGCCGTGA
- a CDS encoding QueT transporter family protein, with translation MASQIGLLWQKQSLTLLLGLAGTLIVVALLRRYVLRRPIDLFAMWSNTRMVVYTAVTGALYFALLVPFKWAVMVPGFTEIRPGVALPLFFSFLFGPAAAWGAGIGNFIGDFFGMLGPSSLFGFFGNFLLAYAPYAIYRAWCGHTLPSKLGIKAPFVIGLALLGGIFSCATFIAWGVHLLGMVPFKILAPLIVINNSVVGLVLALPLILLMLPRIERWGVTYYEVLDPEIARPSKTAKLGSVLFLVGAIGGWLLGMGISVVGSPAAPKAEAAPVAATAPATAPTEGETAAVPTPSAAAPATPADAGSGSSVLPIALGVAPAVLLMIIGILLL, from the coding sequence ATGGCCTCCCAGATCGGTTTGCTCTGGCAGAAACAGTCCCTGACCCTGCTGCTCGGTTTGGCCGGAACGCTGATCGTCGTCGCCTTGCTGCGCCGGTACGTCCTGCGCCGCCCGATCGATCTGTTCGCCATGTGGTCCAATACGCGAATGGTGGTTTACACGGCCGTGACCGGGGCGTTGTATTTTGCGTTGCTGGTGCCGTTCAAATGGGCCGTCATGGTGCCGGGCTTCACGGAAATCCGCCCGGGCGTCGCCCTGCCCTTGTTTTTCTCGTTTCTGTTCGGTCCCGCCGCCGCCTGGGGAGCCGGCATCGGCAACTTCATCGGCGATTTTTTCGGGATGCTCGGCCCGAGCAGCCTCTTCGGTTTCTTCGGCAATTTCTTATTGGCTTATGCTCCCTATGCGATTTATCGCGCCTGGTGCGGGCATACGCTGCCGTCAAAATTGGGCATCAAAGCACCTTTCGTCATCGGCCTGGCGCTGCTCGGCGGAATTTTTTCCTGCGCGACGTTCATCGCCTGGGGTGTCCATTTGCTGGGGATGGTACCGTTCAAGATTTTGGCTCCGCTGATCGTCATCAACAATTCGGTTGTCGGTCTGGTCCTGGCATTGCCGCTGATTCTGCTCATGCTGCCGCGCATCGAGCGGTGGGGCGTCACCTATTACGAGGTGCTCGACCCGGAAATCGCCCGGCCGTCGAAAACCGCGAAACTCGGTTCGGTGCTGTTCCTTGTCGGGGCGATCGGCGGCTGGCTGCTCGGCATGGGCATCAGCGTCGTCGGGTCGCCCGCGGCGCCGAAAGCGGAGGCCGCGCCCGTCGCGGCGACCGCGCCGGCAACCGCGCCGACCGAAGGGGAAACGGCGGCCGTTCCCACGCCATCCGCCGCCGCGCCGGCAACACCGGCTGACGCCGGCTCCGGATCGTCGGTCCTGCCGATCGCGTTGGGCGTGGCGCCGGCCGTGCTATTGATGATCATCGGCATCCTGCTTTTGTGA
- the mrdA gene encoding penicillin-binding protein 2, producing the protein MAQDTNGQKNSQRAFGRFTVAVTVAFVVLLGRLWYLQAIQGPQLMQKSEANRIGTYRLPALRGMILDRGGQLLVDNRPSFNLMFNSALLPEKDRAPFLLTLSQTIQCDIELAESRLKKRPGTITLKEDITRDEVARVEALRMLFEGKEFPLRIEQVGKRTFKHARLFSHVIGYTGEIDQERLDLPEYAGYRPGDRVGRSGIEMAYEQYLRGEFGMRKVEENARGMQIQTLDNIPAVPGRNLALNIDLEMQAAAANAMGDQAGSVVALDPRNGRVLVLYSSPPFDPDFFTRPVPTEEWERLTNDPRHPLQNKAIGGVYPPGSTFKVVSALAGLQEKEITLQTPFECRGKWKYGEREFRCFNERGHGSVTFYDSIMRSCDIYYYKLSVQLGIERLAKYARMLGGGRKTGIDIPGESDGLIPDPDWKMRTSGKAWMPGETLNTSIGQGSVMLTPVQLAVIYATIANGGVLYKPQLVGKVLAPDGKVISEFAPVVVGKAAIDAKNFEYLRHALSLVVNSPGGTAFAHRLRSILVAGKTGTAQVRKIGKQRQHYTTLPYDQRDHAWFACFAPVDDPEIVVTAVVEHGGFGGSAAAPIAMAVVAKYAALRKDINSAATTANP; encoded by the coding sequence ATGGCGCAGGACACCAACGGCCAAAAAAATTCCCAGCGGGCGTTCGGCCGTTTCACCGTCGCGGTGACCGTGGCCTTCGTCGTTCTGTTGGGCCGGCTCTGGTACCTGCAAGCCATCCAGGGCCCGCAGTTGATGCAGAAGAGCGAAGCCAACCGCATCGGCACCTACCGCCTGCCCGCGCTGCGCGGCATGATCCTGGACCGCGGCGGACAATTGCTGGTCGACAACCGGCCGAGCTTCAACCTGATGTTCAATTCCGCCCTGCTGCCGGAAAAAGACCGCGCGCCGTTCTTGCTGACTCTTTCGCAGACGATTCAATGCGACATCGAACTGGCCGAGTCGCGCCTGAAAAAGCGGCCGGGAACGATCACGCTGAAGGAAGACATCACGCGCGACGAGGTGGCGCGCGTCGAAGCCCTGCGGATGCTGTTCGAAGGCAAGGAGTTTCCGTTGCGCATCGAGCAGGTCGGCAAGCGCACCTTCAAGCATGCCCGGCTCTTTTCGCACGTCATCGGCTACACCGGCGAAATCGATCAGGAGCGGCTGGACCTGCCCGAATACGCCGGCTACCGGCCCGGCGACCGCGTCGGCCGCAGCGGCATCGAGATGGCCTACGAGCAATACCTGCGCGGCGAATTCGGCATGCGGAAGGTGGAGGAAAACGCGCGCGGGATGCAGATCCAGACGCTGGACAACATTCCGGCGGTGCCCGGCCGGAACCTGGCGCTGAACATCGACCTGGAGATGCAGGCCGCCGCGGCGAACGCGATGGGCGATCAGGCCGGCAGCGTCGTCGCACTCGATCCGCGCAACGGCCGCGTGCTGGTGCTCTACAGTTCGCCGCCGTTCGATCCGGATTTCTTCACCCGCCCGGTGCCGACCGAGGAATGGGAGAGGCTGACCAACGATCCGCGCCACCCGCTGCAAAACAAGGCGATCGGCGGCGTTTATCCGCCCGGTTCGACGTTCAAGGTGGTCAGCGCCCTGGCGGGCCTGCAGGAAAAGGAGATCACCCTGCAGACACCGTTCGAGTGCCGCGGCAAGTGGAAATACGGCGAACGCGAGTTCCGCTGTTTCAACGAGCGCGGCCACGGCTCGGTCACCTTCTACGACAGCATCATGCGCAGTTGCGACATTTACTACTACAAGCTGTCGGTGCAACTGGGTATCGAGCGGCTGGCCAAGTACGCGCGGATGCTGGGCGGCGGGCGCAAGACGGGCATCGACATTCCGGGCGAGAGCGATGGCCTGATCCCCGATCCCGATTGGAAAATGCGGACCTCCGGCAAGGCCTGGATGCCAGGCGAAACGCTCAACACCTCCATCGGCCAGGGCTCGGTGATGCTGACCCCGGTGCAACTGGCGGTGATCTACGCGACTATCGCCAACGGCGGCGTGCTGTACAAACCGCAGCTCGTCGGCAAGGTGCTCGCCCCGGACGGCAAGGTGATCAGCGAGTTCGCGCCGGTGGTGGTCGGCAAGGCAGCCATCGACGCGAAAAATTTCGAATACCTGCGGCACGCGCTGTCGTTGGTCGTCAATTCGCCCGGCGGCACCGCATTCGCCCACCGGCTGCGCTCGATCCTGGTGGCCGGCAAGACCGGCACGGCGCAGGTCCGAAAAATCGGCAAACAGCGCCAACACTACACCACGCTGCCCTACGATCAGCGCGATCACGCCTGGTTCGCCTGTTTCGCGCCGGTGGACGATCCCGAAATCGTCGTGACCGCGGTGGTGGAGCACGGCGGTTTCGGCGGTTCGGCCGCCGCGCCGATTGCCATGGCGGTCGTTGCCAAATACGCCGCCTTGCGAAAAGATATCAACAGCGCGGCGACAACCGCCAACCCCTGA
- the amrS gene encoding AmmeMemoRadiSam system radical SAM enzyme, which produces MPPEKITARFQTPLADQVIRCELCPRHCVIRPGSRGFCGHRANEDGVLIAAEYGRVAALGIDPIEKKPLYHFHPGAAILSAGANGCNLACKFCQNWHLSGGHARADFLAPASLAPRGAAGGSIGIAFTYNEPTIWFEYILDNARLLRERGLAVVLVTNGYLEPEPWDELCRWVDAMNIDVKGDDEFYRGLTGGRLAPVRRNVEAAHRAGVHVEVTNLLVTGANDRPEQLGELVEWLADLSPDIPLHLSRYFPQHEWTAPATPTDTMLAAWELARSRLPFVYVGNLSLPGSADTVCPACDRPVIKRLGYRVDRLALTRANTCAHCGARLPIVS; this is translated from the coding sequence ATGCCGCCGGAAAAAATCACCGCGCGGTTTCAGACCCCACTGGCCGATCAGGTGATTCGTTGCGAGCTTTGCCCGCGGCATTGCGTGATCCGGCCCGGCAGTCGCGGCTTTTGCGGGCACCGGGCGAACGAGGACGGCGTGTTGATCGCCGCCGAATACGGCCGCGTCGCCGCGCTGGGCATCGATCCGATCGAAAAAAAACCGCTCTATCATTTTCATCCCGGCGCCGCGATTCTTTCGGCCGGCGCCAACGGCTGCAACCTGGCGTGCAAATTCTGCCAGAACTGGCACCTCTCGGGCGGGCACGCCCGCGCCGACTTCCTGGCGCCCGCCTCCCTGGCGCCGCGCGGCGCCGCCGGCGGCTCGATCGGCATCGCCTTCACCTACAACGAACCCACCATCTGGTTCGAATACATCCTCGACAACGCCCGCTTGTTGCGCGAACGGGGGCTGGCTGTCGTCCTGGTGACCAACGGCTACCTGGAGCCCGAGCCGTGGGACGAGTTATGCCGGTGGGTCGACGCGATGAACATCGACGTCAAGGGCGACGACGAGTTCTACCGCGGCCTGACCGGCGGGCGGCTGGCGCCGGTGCGGCGCAACGTCGAGGCCGCGCATCGCGCCGGGGTGCACGTCGAGGTGACGAATCTGCTCGTGACCGGTGCCAACGACCGCCCCGAGCAGCTCGGCGAACTGGTCGAGTGGCTGGCCGATCTTTCCCCCGACATCCCCCTGCACCTGTCACGTTATTTCCCGCAGCACGAGTGGACCGCACCGGCGACTCCGACCGATACGATGCTCGCGGCCTGGGAACTCGCCCGTTCCCGGCTGCCCTTCGTGTACGTCGGCAACCTCAGCCTTCCCGGATCGGCCGACACGGTTTGTCCGGCGTGCGATCGGCCGGTCATCAAGCGGCTGGGCTATCGCGTCGACCGGCTCGCCCTGACGCGGGCCAACACCTGCGCCCACTGCGGGGCGCGCCTGCCGATTGTTTCCTGA
- a CDS encoding rod shape-determining protein: MILDYILGMFSNDLAIDLGTANTLVYVKGRGIVFSEPSVVAVAKDSRGVKRVLAVGKEAKMMVGKTPGNIMAIRPMRDGVIADFEVTREMLRYFIRKAHNRKTLVRPRIIVCVPYGITEVEKRAVRESAISASAREVYLIEEPMAAAIGAGLPITEPSGNMVVDIGGGTTEVAVISLAGLVHCQSVRVAGDKMDAAIMQYLKRKYNLLIGEATAERIKMTIGTAYPTEEVMTMAVKGRDLVAGIPKTIEVNSDEIHDALIEPINTIVNAVRVALERTPPELAADIVDKGIVLTGGGALLKHLDILLQEETGLPVSIADDPLAAVVLGTGKALDELDLLRKVSIQS; this comes from the coding sequence ATGATCTTAGACTATATACTTGGTATGTTCTCCAATGACCTGGCGATCGACCTGGGGACCGCCAATACATTGGTTTATGTCAAAGGCCGGGGCATCGTTTTTTCCGAGCCCTCGGTCGTGGCGGTCGCGAAGGATTCGCGCGGGGTCAAGCGCGTGTTGGCCGTCGGCAAGGAAGCCAAGATGATGGTCGGTAAAACGCCGGGCAACATCATGGCGATCCGGCCGATGCGCGACGGCGTCATCGCGGACTTCGAGGTGACGCGCGAGATGCTGCGCTACTTCATCCGCAAGGCGCACAACCGCAAGACGCTGGTGCGCCCGCGAATCATCGTCTGCGTACCCTACGGCATCACCGAAGTGGAGAAGCGGGCGGTGCGCGAAAGCGCGATCAGCGCCAGCGCGCGCGAGGTTTACCTGATCGAGGAGCCGATGGCGGCGGCGATCGGCGCGGGCCTGCCGATCACCGAGCCGTCGGGCAACATGGTCGTCGACATCGGCGGCGGCACGACGGAAGTGGCGGTCATCAGCCTGGCGGGCCTGGTGCACTGCCAAAGCGTGCGCGTCGCCGGCGACAAGATGGACGCGGCGATCATGCAGTACCTGAAACGCAAATACAATTTGCTCATCGGCGAAGCGACGGCCGAGCGGATCAAGATGACCATCGGCACGGCCTACCCGACCGAGGAAGTGATGACCATGGCGGTCAAGGGCCGCGACCTGGTCGCCGGCATCCCCAAGACCATCGAGGTCAACAGCGACGAAATCCACGACGCGCTGATCGAACCGATCAACACCATCGTCAACGCCGTGCGCGTCGCGTTGGAACGCACGCCGCCCGAGCTGGCGGCGGACATCGTCGACAAAGGCATCGTGCTGACCGGCGGCGGCGCCCTGCTCAAGCACCTGGATATTCTGCTGCAGGAAGAAACGGGACTGCCCGTCAGCATCGCCGACGATCCGCTGGCCGCGGTCGTGCTCGGCACCGGCAAGGCGCTGGACGAGCTCGATCTGCTGCGCAAGGTGAGCATCCAAAGCTGA
- the rodA gene encoding rod shape-determining protein RodA → MLKRSTAKTQTIYRSPDHRFTGRIDRRMITNFDWPLLVIIGLFIVIGLINLYSATSHDDAHNERFVLQLIWIFVGLVLMVLSLSVNYQIYKNAAYGVMIGTIVLLLATLIIGYVSHGAKRWLLLGPVRFQPSELAKLAVVLTLAKYFSENAKPFGMRLKDLQWPLALIGGPTLLILMQPDLGTALMILLIATTMILFVGVRRRTLIGLSVTGLLILPMMYFFVLQDYQRNRILTLLNPDRDPTGTGWHIRQSLIAIGSGQIFGKGWMHGTQTKLDFLPEQHTDFIFSVLAEEWGFIGGLLTLALFFILILLCLNIAMNSKDQFGTLLGVGLTAFIFWHVVVNIGMVLGLLPVVGVPLPFMSYGRTSLLTMMIAIGMLQNIASRRYIF, encoded by the coding sequence ATGCTGAAACGTTCGACGGCCAAAACGCAGACGATCTACCGCAGCCCGGACCACCGGTTCACCGGGCGGATCGACCGGCGGATGATCACCAATTTCGATTGGCCCCTGCTGGTCATCATCGGGCTGTTCATCGTCATCGGCCTGATCAACCTCTACAGCGCGACCAGCCACGACGACGCGCACAACGAGCGATTCGTCCTGCAGCTCATCTGGATTTTTGTCGGCCTGGTGCTGATGGTGCTGTCGCTATCGGTCAATTATCAGATTTACAAAAACGCCGCGTACGGCGTGATGATCGGGACGATCGTGCTGCTGTTGGCCACGCTGATCATTGGCTACGTCAGCCATGGCGCGAAGCGCTGGCTGTTGCTCGGGCCGGTGCGTTTTCAGCCCAGCGAGCTGGCCAAGCTGGCCGTGGTGCTGACGCTGGCCAAGTATTTTTCCGAAAACGCGAAGCCCTTCGGCATGCGGCTGAAGGATCTGCAGTGGCCGCTGGCGCTGATCGGCGGTCCGACCCTGTTGATTCTGATGCAGCCCGACCTGGGCACGGCCTTGATGATCCTGTTGATCGCCACGACGATGATCCTGTTCGTCGGCGTCCGCCGGCGAACGCTCATCGGATTGTCGGTGACGGGTCTGCTCATCCTGCCGATGATGTATTTTTTCGTCCTCCAGGATTACCAGCGCAACCGCATCCTGACGTTGCTGAACCCCGACCGCGACCCGACCGGCACGGGCTGGCACATCCGGCAATCGCTGATCGCGATCGGTTCGGGGCAGATCTTCGGCAAGGGCTGGATGCACGGCACGCAGACCAAATTGGATTTTCTGCCCGAACAGCACACCGATTTCATTTTTTCGGTGCTGGCGGAGGAATGGGGCTTCATCGGCGGCCTGTTGACGCTGGCGCTGTTTTTCATCCTGATCCTGCTCTGCCTCAACATCGCGATGAATTCGAAGGATCAATTCGGGACGCTGCTGGGCGTCGGGCTCACCGCGTTCATTTTCTGGCACGTCGTCGTCAACATCGGCATGGTGCTGGGGCTGCTGCCCGTCGTCGGCGTGCCGCTGCCGTTCATGTCCTATGGCCGCACCTCGCTGCTGACGATGATGATCGCGATCGGCATGCTGCAAAACATCGCCAGCCGACGCTATATCTTTTAA
- a CDS encoding SUMF1/EgtB/PvdO family nonheme iron enzyme has product MATSKSGLPVGTTFAGRFQLEALIGAGPMGEVFRVVEDGKKYALKVFFSRVVPSYFSAAKIKAVYDEKTVVHPSIVRPLEIGEHEGFKYALMPYINGASLREWLKYLQDEEQTGEPRVASLIVDRLCEILGQLPPATVHGAIKPANILVVGLRPDGPIPEDAPFFLTDMGTSHILSFSKYASLQLSAGAPYYYLAPEFVSYGGKVTPQADQFALGVLIYEILTGKTPRKGFKPVSQLNPRVPEEWDDFLNRLMAQKPDQRFESLNEIRHRLTEMVGPLPALGAVKMPVREGPKTIEAKEADWVSNAFDNLLDNAIAQSESIVTGEEKQPSRTTPPPEEIRPPVAPPPTAAPAEEPPAEPPAAEPILPDEFKQVIDEAAGELFGEVSRRPEPAAAPEAGAAVEAAAAELFGESEPADEPAEVAEETVFAEEPAVVEEPAAVEEPAIVEEPEAAEEPAIVEEPEAAEEPAIVEEPEAAEEPAIVEEPAVVEEPIAAEEPAVVDEPVVAEEPAPVEAMPAEPVVEGPVVEEATAAEAPVEAAPGPIVEEPIAAEEPEPIAEEPIVSEEPEPIEEPAAEPEPAEETPAAEAAEEYTLHENQVAEAQAESDLFEKLVEEEKPAEPAAPVEAQPSPATMETGSRVSFDEVVGEAGRAADRPAEPEPAMQVRRPARAKTKSSVGLWATIFGGLLVVAALGFLAHSQGWFGLGGMTPTEPTPVVQAVETPTPEATPEASPEEGSPAANIADLINQANALIDQQKYTKPEDSCALLLLQQIEEMEPSNEFPAEARKKMLADLAKRIEKAMGDENYISAASLAEEGLVIKPDDTAFQKYLADAQKGLDTQSDAKKLAKLAEQLKWYMAKKIYVQPIGACALSTAEQMEKIQADNPDAAKARKDIVNLKIKETESYLAAKKWDEAIATAGEGLKAETKNAKLLNLKNQALAGKQAEVAEPVTPTPSVVVSKCPDGMRYVGGGSVRMGSAPDDPLHKPGEKNNTPTYVAAYCIDLYEFPNQPGSPPKTNVGWAEAKKSCEAQGKRLCSEAEWERSCKGPANSRFPYGNDFNPNVCATQNSNGQKRTVASAGGWAACRSGFGVYDMSGNVREWTSSPVAPGQAAYVVKGGAADEPDWAVRCGVRIAAGPGTASYLIGFRCCGSPNE; this is encoded by the coding sequence ATGGCCACTTCAAAAAGCGGTCTGCCCGTTGGTACGACCTTCGCTGGTCGGTTTCAACTCGAAGCGCTGATCGGCGCGGGGCCGATGGGTGAGGTGTTCCGGGTCGTCGAAGACGGCAAGAAATACGCCCTGAAGGTGTTCTTCTCCCGCGTCGTGCCGAGTTATTTCAGCGCCGCCAAAATCAAGGCCGTTTACGACGAAAAGACGGTGGTGCATCCGTCGATCGTGCGCCCGCTGGAAATCGGCGAGCACGAAGGCTTCAAGTACGCGCTGATGCCATATATCAACGGCGCCAGCCTGCGGGAATGGCTCAAATACCTGCAGGACGAGGAGCAGACCGGCGAGCCGCGCGTCGCCTCGCTGATCGTCGATCGCCTCTGCGAAATCCTCGGCCAGTTGCCGCCCGCGACGGTGCACGGCGCGATCAAACCGGCGAATATCCTGGTTGTCGGCTTGCGACCCGATGGTCCGATCCCCGAGGATGCGCCGTTCTTTCTGACCGACATGGGCACCAGCCATATTCTGAGCTTCAGCAAATACGCCAGCCTGCAGTTGTCGGCGGGCGCGCCCTACTATTACCTCGCGCCGGAATTCGTTTCCTATGGCGGCAAGGTGACGCCGCAGGCCGATCAATTCGCCCTGGGCGTGTTGATTTACGAAATCCTCACCGGCAAAACGCCGCGCAAGGGATTCAAGCCTGTTTCCCAGCTCAATCCGCGCGTCCCCGAGGAATGGGACGATTTTCTCAACCGGCTGATGGCGCAAAAACCCGATCAGCGGTTCGAATCGCTGAACGAAATACGGCACCGGTTGACGGAAATGGTCGGTCCGCTGCCCGCGCTCGGCGCCGTAAAAATGCCGGTGCGCGAAGGGCCGAAGACCATCGAAGCCAAGGAAGCCGATTGGGTTTCCAACGCGTTCGACAATCTGCTCGACAACGCCATCGCCCAAAGCGAATCCATCGTGACCGGCGAAGAGAAACAGCCGTCGCGCACCACGCCGCCTCCGGAGGAAATCCGGCCGCCCGTTGCCCCGCCGCCCACGGCAGCGCCGGCGGAAGAACCGCCTGCCGAGCCCCCGGCCGCCGAACCGATTCTGCCCGATGAATTCAAGCAAGTGATCGACGAAGCCGCCGGAGAGTTGTTCGGTGAAGTGTCCAGGCGGCCCGAGCCGGCGGCCGCTCCTGAAGCCGGCGCGGCTGTCGAAGCGGCCGCGGCGGAACTCTTCGGCGAGTCGGAGCCGGCTGACGAACCGGCCGAGGTGGCCGAGGAAACAGTGTTCGCCGAAGAACCGGCGGTCGTCGAAGAACCGGCAGCCGTCGAAGAGCCGGCGATTGTCGAAGAGCCCGAAGCCGCTGAAGAGCCGGCGATTGTCGAAGAACCCGAAGCCGCTGAAGAGCCGGCGATTGTCGAAGAGCCCGAAGCCGCTGAAGAGCCGGCGATTGTCGAAGAGCCGGCGGTTGTCGAAGAACCTATTGCCGCCGAAGAGCCGGCGGTTGTCGATGAGCCCGTGGTTGCCGAGGAACCGGCGCCGGTCGAAGCAATGCCGGCGGAACCGGTTGTTGAAGGACCGGTCGTCGAGGAAGCAACCGCGGCGGAAGCGCCGGTCGAAGCGGCGCCGGGGCCGATCGTGGAAGAGCCGATCGCGGCCGAGGAACCGGAGCCGATCGCGGAAGAACCGATCGTGTCCGAGGAACCGGAGCCGATCGAAGAGCCTGCCGCCGAACCGGAACCGGCGGAAGAAACTCCCGCGGCGGAAGCGGCCGAGGAGTACACCCTCCACGAGAATCAGGTCGCGGAGGCTCAGGCCGAATCCGACTTGTTCGAAAAGCTGGTTGAGGAAGAAAAGCCGGCGGAGCCGGCCGCGCCGGTCGAGGCGCAGCCAAGCCCGGCGACGATGGAAACCGGATCGCGAGTCTCGTTCGACGAAGTCGTTGGCGAAGCCGGCCGGGCCGCGGATCGGCCCGCCGAACCCGAGCCCGCGATGCAAGTCCGCCGTCCGGCGCGGGCGAAAACGAAGTCGTCCGTCGGTTTGTGGGCGACGATTTTCGGCGGCTTGCTGGTTGTCGCCGCATTGGGTTTTTTAGCCCATTCGCAAGGCTGGTTCGGATTGGGCGGCATGACGCCGACGGAACCGACTCCGGTCGTGCAAGCCGTCGAAACCCCAACCCCGGAAGCCACTCCGGAGGCCAGTCCCGAAGAGGGTTCGCCGGCCGCGAATATCGCCGATCTCATCAACCAGGCCAATGCGTTGATCGATCAGCAGAAATACACCAAGCCCGAGGACAGTTGCGCTTTGCTGTTGCTGCAGCAGATCGAGGAAATGGAACCGAGCAACGAATTCCCGGCCGAGGCGCGCAAGAAGATGCTGGCCGACCTGGCCAAGCGCATCGAAAAGGCGATGGGCGACGAGAATTACATCAGCGCCGCCAGTCTGGCCGAGGAAGGTCTGGTCATCAAACCGGATGACACGGCATTCCAGAAGTATCTGGCCGACGCCCAGAAAGGCCTGGATACCCAGAGCGACGCGAAAAAACTCGCCAAGCTCGCCGAACAGCTCAAGTGGTATATGGCCAAGAAAATTTACGTCCAACCGATCGGCGCCTGTGCGCTGTCGACCGCCGAGCAGATGGAAAAAATTCAGGCCGACAATCCCGACGCCGCCAAGGCGCGCAAGGACATCGTCAATCTGAAAATCAAGGAAACCGAGAGCTACCTCGCGGCGAAGAAGTGGGATGAAGCGATCGCCACCGCCGGCGAAGGGCTGAAGGCGGAGACGAAAAACGCCAAGCTGCTCAATCTGAAAAATCAGGCCCTGGCCGGCAAACAGGCCGAGGTCGCCGAACCGGTGACGCCGACGCCGTCGGTGGTCGTCTCGAAATGCCCCGACGGCATGCGCTACGTCGGTGGCGGTTCGGTGCGGATGGGCAGCGCCCCCGACGACCCGTTGCACAAACCGGGCGAGAAGAACAACACGCCGACCTACGTGGCGGCCTATTGCATCGATCTCTACGAATTCCCCAACCAACCCGGTTCGCCCCCGAAGACCAACGTCGGCTGGGCGGAAGCGAAGAAATCGTGCGAAGCCCAGGGCAAACGGTTGTGCAGCGAGGCGGAATGGGAACGCTCGTGCAAGGGCCCGGCCAACAGCCGCTTCCCCTACGGCAACGATTTCAACCCGAATGTCTGCGCCACCCAGAATTCCAACGGGCAGAAGCGCACCGTTGCCTCGGCGGGCGGTTGGGCCGCCTGCCGGTCCGGCTTCGGCGTTTACGACATGTCCGGCAACGTGCGCGAATGGACCAGTTCGCCGGTCGCGCCCGGCCAGGCCGCTTACGTGGTCAAGGGCGGCGCGGCGGACGAGCCCGACTGGGCGGTCCGTTGCGGCGTGCGCATCGCGGCCGGCCCCGGCACCGCCAGCTACTTGATCGGCTTCCGGTGCTGCGGCAGCCCGAACGAATAG
- the mreD gene encoding rod shape-determining protein MreD — protein MKKFLIFFAIGSLLLVAQSIWSVFFHTRSAPEFVFILVVFSGIYHKPFGGMILAFILGFMVDSLTGLLPGLFASIYTLTFVFCRLAGRRFYMRSYPFQVLIVLATTLLAKILEYIVLNWLAERGHPGLAFFWPMWPLFVWNALAAIPLIGWLERTEQRLSDRYMHHVFEHRGFI, from the coding sequence GTGAAAAAATTTCTCATCTTTTTCGCGATCGGCTCCCTCTTGCTGGTCGCGCAATCCATTTGGAGCGTGTTCTTCCACACGCGTTCGGCGCCGGAGTTCGTGTTCATCCTGGTGGTGTTTTCGGGCATCTACCACAAGCCGTTCGGCGGGATGATCCTCGCCTTCATTCTCGGCTTCATGGTCGATTCGCTGACCGGCCTGCTGCCCGGCCTGTTCGCCTCCATCTATACCCTGACCTTCGTCTTCTGTCGGCTGGCCGGCCGCCGCTTTTACATGCGCAGCTACCCGTTTCAAGTGCTGATCGTGCTGGCGACGACGCTGCTGGCGAAAATCCTCGAATACATCGTGCTCAATTGGCTGGCCGAGCGCGGCCATCCCGGTCTTGCCTTCTTCTGGCCGATGTGGCCGCTGTTCGTCTGGAACGCGCTGGCCGCCATCCCGCTGATCGGCTGGCTGGAACGGACGGAGCAGCGCCTGTCGGACCGCTACATGCATCACGTCTTCGAGCACCGGGGCTTTATCTAG